In the Phaseolus vulgaris cultivar G19833 chromosome 7, P. vulgaris v2.0, whole genome shotgun sequence genome, one interval contains:
- the LOC137829271 gene encoding cyclin-dependent protein kinase inhibitor SMR2-like, protein MSTDFHLHHDLPKLRIAAVKIEDVPSDHHLDALVSSVVTREENESHEEETVAVTAAAAVAEEDESYRTPTSKESKIPAIMTCPPAPRKPKAFASCKRKLFDDFQFFDVTNKEDMDAFFRSTFPKRSCTCT, encoded by the coding sequence ATGTCCACCGACTTCCACCTCCACCACGACTTGCCCAAGCTCCGAATCGCCGCCGTCAAAATCGAAGACGTCCCCTCCGACCACCACCTCGACGCCCTCGTCTCCTCCGTCGTCACGCGAGAGGAGAACGAAAGCCACGAAGAGGAAACCGTCGCCGTCACCGCCGCTGCCGCCGTCGCCGAAGAAGACGAGAGCTACCGTACTCCGACATCGAAGGagagcaaaattccggcgatcatgACGTGCCCGCCGGCGCCGCGGAAGCCCAAGGCCTTCGCCTCCTGCAAAAGAAAGCTTTTTGACGACTTTCAGTTCTTCGATGTGACGAATAAGGAGGACATGGACGCGTTTTTCAGATCCACTTTTCCCAAGAGGAGCTGCACTTGTACATGA